One region of Synechococcales cyanobacterium T60_A2020_003 genomic DNA includes:
- the rpsG gene encoding 30S ribosomal protein S7 — MSRRTVIQKRPVPPDSVYNSRLVSMMVRRLMRSGKRSLAYNIIYDAFKIIEERTGSEPLETFEKAVRNATPLVEVKARRVGGATYQVPMEVRSDRGTALALRWLIQFSRQRSGKTMAMKLANELMDAANETGSAIRKREETHRMAEANKAFAHYRY; from the coding sequence ATGTCTCGTCGCACAGTCATCCAAAAGCGCCCTGTTCCTCCTGATTCTGTTTACAATAGCCGTCTTGTTAGTATGATGGTTCGGCGTTTGATGAGGAGTGGTAAGCGCTCCTTGGCTTACAACATTATCTATGACGCCTTCAAGATTATTGAGGAACGCACAGGTTCAGAGCCATTAGAAACCTTTGAAAAAGCTGTGCGAAACGCAACCCCTCTCGTGGAAGTTAAGGCTCGTCGCGTGGGTGGTGCAACATACCAGGTTCCCATGGAAGTACGCTCTGATCGGGGTACAGCTCTAGCATTACGTTGGCTTATTCAGTTTTCACGTCAGCGTTCTGGCAAAACCATGGCGATGAAACTTGCGAACGAGTTGATGGATGCTGCTAACGAAACTGGAAGTGCGATTCGCAAGCGCGAAGAGACTCATCGTATGGCTGAGGCAAATAAGGCATTTGCTCACTATCGCTACTAG
- a CDS encoding 30S ribosomal protein S12, with amino-acid sequence MPTIQQLIRSERQKAKKKTKSPALKSCPQRRGVCTRVYTTTPKKPNSALRKVARVRLTSGFEVTAYIPGIGHNLQEHSVVMIRGGRVKDLPGVRYHIIRGTLDAAGVKDRLQGRSKYGTKRPKKA; translated from the coding sequence ATGCCCACAATCCAACAACTCATTCGTAGTGAACGCCAAAAAGCAAAGAAGAAGACGAAGTCTCCCGCGTTAAAGAGCTGTCCTCAGCGTCGTGGAGTTTGCACACGTGTGTATACTACTACCCCGAAGAAACCAAACTCAGCGCTGCGAAAGGTTGCTCGGGTTCGTCTTACCTCTGGCTTTGAGGTTACGGCTTACATTCCGGGCATTGGGCACAACCTTCAAGAGCACTCTGTGGTCATGATTCGAGGAGGTCGTGTTAAGGATTTGCCAGGAGTTCGTTATCACATCATTCGTGGAACTCTGGACGCTGCAGGCGTTAAGGATCGTCTTCAGGGGCGTTCTAAGTACGGTACTAAGCGTCCGAAGAAGGCGTAG